The following are encoded in a window of Chryseobacterium sp. genomic DNA:
- a CDS encoding T9SS type A sorting domain-containing protein, which yields MIKKLLSSFFITCLLHPALGQFHWQQMQPVYPTGPSSNTIQFSIANDHVIWANSWLDNGRVAFTKSVDAGSSWQVVPLVFQVTDNSFSVTDFQAVSENVAFLGTKYQANIGHGRLFKTKDGGMTWNLIKNFDTVVDMIHFWDALTGVVVCLPDMSPMGAKKIEIFRTSDGGATWIAKGGILLTASKPNQIPRYIHDNHNDSFWFGSSDGEIIKTNDKGATWTVTQTLYDSAHYEYGTKSLGYFQITGNNSAIYSDYNDGKLYKTSDGFATEQYVGNPGFGRQTYLEKIPNTDILIATGGPFNPGSVQGSKYSTDGGATWHSIGTAGRIFVKSAGLNMTFAHGWDGSGGWFDYWRIVKLGGGLPTSPGTPGTPGTPGQPGTGPAQPPTTPEEFHFGIYPVPTLDYLYFNSERDPIDFTVWDSAGRLILTGNTVEGKLDVSYFQKGVYHIKVRHEGQDYIKKFIKR from the coding sequence GGGTCAGTTCCACTGGCAACAGATGCAACCTGTTTATCCCACTGGACCTAGCAGCAATACAATTCAATTTAGCATCGCAAATGACCATGTTATCTGGGCTAACAGTTGGTTGGATAATGGCCGGGTAGCTTTTACGAAAAGTGTTGACGCCGGAAGTTCCTGGCAAGTTGTACCACTTGTGTTTCAGGTAACCGACAACAGCTTTTCTGTTACAGACTTTCAGGCAGTTTCGGAAAATGTGGCATTTTTAGGAACAAAATATCAGGCCAATATTGGGCATGGGCGTCTGTTTAAAACTAAGGACGGGGGTATGACATGGAACCTGATAAAAAACTTTGATACGGTGGTGGATATGATTCATTTTTGGGACGCACTTACGGGTGTAGTGGTATGTTTGCCGGATATGTCCCCCATGGGAGCTAAAAAAATTGAAATTTTCCGGACCAGTGATGGTGGGGCAACGTGGATAGCCAAAGGAGGAATACTGCTTACGGCGTCCAAGCCCAACCAGATACCAAGGTATATCCATGATAATCATAATGATTCCTTCTGGTTTGGCTCCAGTGATGGAGAGATTATAAAGACAAATGACAAAGGAGCCACCTGGACTGTTACCCAAACCCTTTATGATTCTGCCCATTACGAGTATGGTACAAAAAGTTTAGGTTATTTTCAGATTACCGGCAATAACTCTGCAATTTATTCAGACTATAATGATGGCAAACTCTATAAAACTTCCGATGGTTTTGCGACTGAGCAATATGTGGGCAATCCTGGTTTCGGAAGACAGACTTATTTAGAAAAAATACCTAATACGGATATCCTGATTGCGACGGGGGGACCTTTTAATCCAGGCAGTGTACAAGGGTCCAAGTACAGTACCGATGGAGGTGCCACGTGGCATTCGATCGGAACCGCGGGCAGAATCTTCGTCAAATCTGCAGGACTTAATATGACCTTTGCACACGGCTGGGACGGATCCGGCGGCTGGTTTGATTACTGGCGAATCGTGAAACTTGGCGGAGGTCTTCCTACCTCACCCGGAACCCCTGGAACCCCTGGAACACCGGGGCAACCCGGCACAGGCCCGGCCCAGCCTCCTACTACTCCGGAGGAGTTTCACTTTGGAATTTATCCTGTTCCCACGCTGGATTACCTGTATTTTAATTCCGAACGTGACCCCATAGATTTTACTGTTTGGGATTCGGCGGGCCGACTGATACTGACGGGAAACACTGTGGAAGGAAAGCTGGATGTTTCCTATTTTCAGAAGGGTGTTTACCACATCAAGGTGAGGCACGAAGGTCAGGACTATATTAAGAAATTCATTAAAAGATAA
- a CDS encoding putative quinol monooxygenase — MEKFAILARVEAKPGKENDVLEFLKSALPLAEGEPGTVRWYALQIGPSTFGIFDTFATTDARDAHLNGEIAKALMANASELLAKEPVLEMVDLLAVK; from the coding sequence ATGGAAAAGTTTGCAATATTAGCAAGAGTAGAAGCAAAACCGGGTAAAGAGAATGACGTATTGGAATTCCTAAAGTCTGCCTTACCGCTTGCCGAAGGTGAGCCAGGAACCGTAAGATGGTATGCTTTACAAATTGGCCCTTCTACTTTTGGTATATTCGATACGTTCGCAACTACAGATGCAAGAGATGCTCACTTGAATGGTGAGATTGCAAAGGCTTTAATGGCCAATGCTTCTGAATTACTTGCTAAAGAACCTGTACTTGAAATGGTAGATCTATTAGCAGTAAAGTAA
- a CDS encoding copper resistance protein NlpE has product MNTFKFLTVAALTFIFVSCSDSKSTVESANKEQTKTETQQNNDFSSGIYTATLPCADCMGIETYITFQKDNKAVKSTSYLDSDGTSENEYGTWTKNDDIIEVSISNSPKEYYLVKPDKTLVRLDADKKEVSGELAKNYIFKEVNAYTPAQLNGTYNTNASGKGYNQILELKSENDSIYSVKISFTGAVKGCTFEGKGKLVNNQIDVDLKTINKDLKGTMTILFKDKTAEVFTSKFEDRLALNYFCGGGASLAGDYYKK; this is encoded by the coding sequence ATGAACACATTTAAATTTTTAACCGTAGCAGCACTAACCTTCATTTTTGTTTCTTGCAGCGACAGTAAATCAACCGTTGAAAGTGCAAATAAAGAGCAGACAAAAACAGAGACACAGCAGAATAATGATTTTTCTTCAGGAATCTACACGGCAACATTGCCTTGCGCAGATTGTATGGGAATCGAAACCTATATTACCTTTCAAAAAGACAACAAAGCGGTTAAAAGTACATCGTATTTAGACAGCGACGGTACTTCTGAAAACGAGTATGGTACCTGGACAAAGAATGATGACATTATTGAAGTATCCATCTCAAATTCGCCGAAGGAATATTATCTGGTAAAACCCGACAAAACCTTGGTAAGATTGGATGCTGACAAGAAAGAAGTAAGCGGAGAATTAGCCAAAAATTATATTTTTAAAGAAGTAAATGCTTATACGCCCGCTCAATTGAACGGTACCTATAACACCAACGCCAGTGGGAAAGGATACAACCAAATTCTGGAATTGAAATCTGAAAATGACAGTATTTATTCAGTGAAAATTTCATTTACTGGCGCTGTGAAAGGGTGTACTTTTGAAGGCAAAGGAAAATTAGTGAATAATCAGATTGATGTTGATTTAAAAACCATCAATAAAGATTTAAAAGGTACGATGACGATTTTATTTAAGGATAAAACAGCGGAAGTATTTACTTCGAAATTTGAAGATAGATTGGCATTAAATTACTTTTGTGGCGGCGGTGCAAGTTTAGCCGGAGATTATTATAAAAAATAA
- a CDS encoding DUF2007 domain-containing protein, with amino-acid sequence MKPKLADAGIANTVENKYMTFTTTPTAKTLKIMVSLEDEKKAFEIIDAWLQKSEMFNPKQFHDFKF; translated from the coding sequence GTGAAACCTAAACTAGCCGATGCCGGTATTGCAAACACGGTTGAAAACAAATATATGACCTTCACCACGACGCCGACGGCAAAAACTTTGAAAATAATGGTAAGCCTCGAAGATGAAAAAAAGGCATTTGAAATCATTGATGCCTGGCTTCAAAAATCGGAAATGTTTAACCCAAAACAATTTCATGATTTTAAATTTTAA
- a CDS encoding TolC family protein translates to MKTIHRFLIGAAFSLPLTLYAQQAPTLQELISSALQNNETLNQQVLENKFTKLDDEKLNDVFLPKVEITGKTGYMYTSAHISSPEIKVPAVPPVFPGAVVPEGQLSNNLNISGLSASAKAEASMVIYSGGKVKYLKEANREKNLSEEVMMQKTKDDVITEISKAYDQLSLVYESKKVLDQSKKRLEINKKTADKALGYGLITPYDHKKIELAQATLDSKMIEYEGKKDLLITQIHLLTGIERERIALIEHDLQPINYDVLNETVENRAELKALQHGINATDFKIKAEERWWVPKVQAQTSLSYFGLYNNRISTSDEIFPGTGKKLDLHPGAINVFPMFTAGIGFKWEVFDGNEGKHAIEKAKIDKEILESKQKDAIKKLNLNLANNQTNYNIANAQIKLKEKARQIAAKGLEQVEKEFRYGTKTSAVLIEAETDLQNAELELQTAIFNQRVSAIELMKSTQNLNPENL, encoded by the coding sequence ATGAAAACTATACACAGATTCCTTATTGGCGCAGCTTTTTCGTTGCCGCTTACGCTTTATGCGCAGCAGGCACCTACCCTGCAGGAACTCATCAGCAGTGCGCTGCAGAATAATGAAACGCTCAACCAGCAGGTTTTAGAAAACAAATTCACGAAACTCGACGACGAAAAGCTGAACGATGTGTTTCTCCCAAAAGTGGAGATTACCGGCAAAACAGGTTATATGTACACTTCGGCGCATATCAGTTCACCGGAAATTAAAGTTCCGGCGGTGCCTCCGGTTTTTCCGGGAGCAGTGGTACCTGAAGGACAGTTGAGCAATAATCTCAATATTTCCGGTCTTTCCGCCTCTGCAAAGGCCGAAGCCAGTATGGTGATTTATTCAGGCGGAAAGGTGAAATATCTGAAGGAAGCCAACCGCGAGAAAAATCTTTCGGAAGAAGTGATGATGCAGAAAACCAAGGACGACGTCATTACTGAAATTTCCAAAGCATACGACCAGTTGTCGCTGGTTTACGAATCCAAAAAAGTTCTGGATCAGTCTAAAAAACGTTTGGAAATCAATAAAAAAACTGCTGACAAAGCCTTGGGTTACGGTTTGATTACGCCTTACGACCACAAAAAAATCGAACTTGCACAGGCCACTTTGGATTCGAAAATGATTGAATATGAAGGTAAGAAGGATCTTCTGATCACCCAGATCCATCTGTTGACAGGAATTGAAAGGGAGCGTATTGCCCTGATTGAACACGACCTTCAGCCGATAAACTACGATGTTCTGAACGAAACCGTTGAAAACAGGGCAGAGTTGAAAGCGCTTCAGCATGGTATTAACGCGACAGATTTTAAAATTAAAGCCGAAGAGAGATGGTGGGTTCCGAAAGTGCAGGCGCAGACTTCGCTCTCGTATTTTGGGCTTTACAACAACCGAATTTCAACCTCGGATGAAATTTTTCCCGGTACGGGAAAAAAACTCGATTTGCATCCTGGTGCCATAAACGTATTTCCCATGTTTACCGCAGGAATTGGCTTTAAATGGGAGGTTTTCGACGGTAATGAAGGCAAACATGCCATTGAGAAAGCCAAGATAGATAAGGAAATTCTGGAGAGCAAACAGAAAGACGCGATTAAAAAATTGAACTTAAACCTCGCCAACAACCAAACCAATTACAACATCGCGAACGCACAAATTAAACTGAAAGAAAAGGCAAGACAGATTGCAGCAAAAGGTTTGGAACAGGTGGAAAAGGAATTCAGATACGGCACCAAAACCTCCGCGGTACTTATCGAAGCAGAAACAGATTTACAGAATGCCGAACTGGAACTGCAGACCGCGATTTTCAATCAGAGAGTTTCCGCCATTGAACTGATGAAATCTACACAAAACCTTAATCCTGAAAATCTTTAA
- a CDS encoding HlyD family secretion protein: MKSTSKILSVLTLLTLVNCSDKPAERAIEGKTRKELVTFSPKVTGRILEIYVEEGQTVKAGDTLAKLDVPEVSAKIAQAKGATSAAKAQAQMARNGATTDQMRQLRAKKKGLQEQYQYAQKAYNRARNMYRDSLLSPQNYDEAFAKYQGAKAQLDAANAELHDVQIGTRYEKIEMAEGQANQAMGALQEANVAYSERYVIATNDMEIETVSLNKGELATAGFALFSGYIPDTTYFRFTVPESKISAYEKGKTVKMVVNYNQKEITGRIVSIKQLAKYADITTAFPDYNPEDAVYEIKVIPDNRAQLGTILVNSNVVLK; the protein is encoded by the coding sequence ATGAAATCGACATCAAAAATACTTTCTGTCCTTACCCTGTTAACTTTGGTCAATTGCAGCGACAAGCCCGCAGAACGTGCCATTGAAGGTAAAACCAGAAAAGAACTCGTCACTTTTTCACCAAAAGTAACCGGCCGAATCCTGGAAATTTATGTGGAAGAAGGGCAAACCGTAAAAGCCGGTGATACGCTTGCAAAACTGGATGTACCTGAAGTTTCTGCAAAAATCGCACAGGCAAAGGGTGCAACTTCCGCAGCCAAAGCACAGGCTCAAATGGCAAGAAACGGTGCGACCACCGACCAGATGCGACAGTTGAGAGCCAAAAAGAAAGGGCTTCAGGAGCAGTACCAGTATGCGCAGAAAGCCTACAACAGGGCTAGGAATATGTACCGGGACAGCCTGCTTTCGCCACAGAATTATGATGAAGCCTTTGCGAAATATCAGGGCGCTAAAGCACAGTTGGATGCGGCAAATGCCGAACTGCACGACGTTCAGATTGGTACACGTTACGAAAAAATAGAAATGGCGGAAGGACAGGCTAATCAGGCGATGGGTGCTCTGCAGGAAGCGAATGTGGCTTATTCTGAAAGATATGTGATCGCTACAAACGATATGGAAATCGAAACAGTTTCCTTGAACAAGGGCGAACTCGCTACCGCCGGTTTTGCGCTTTTTTCAGGCTATATTCCGGACACGACTTATTTCAGGTTCACCGTTCCGGAAAGTAAAATTTCAGCTTATGAAAAAGGGAAAACCGTAAAAATGGTAGTGAATTACAACCAAAAAGAAATTACGGGGCGCATTGTTTCCATCAAACAACTGGCAAAATACGCCGATATCACGACGGCTTTTCCGGATTATAATCCTGAAGATGCGGTTTATGAGATTAAAGTAATTCCGGATAATCGGGCCCAGTTGGGTACTATTCTGGTGAACTCCAATGTGGTTTTAAAATAA
- a CDS encoding ABC transporter permease: protein MKQLRYLLKREFRLFFTNKTMLSVFFMAPAFYALLIGFTYKIGKVENIPVILINHDKTPLSDQVTQMFEDNHTIKVLNYIDEPAPLKDEVIKTEAAAVVIIPERFEAQMLQKKYPEITVYVNTSNVLTANFATKAIQQILGTFSAGAEIKALQKKGMNAEIAKSQYEPFKANYITLFNTTSNYLIFMWPAMMAVVLQQVILMAMAVTFAEEFKRDSFKRDFAGKHKYAVLVMAIKCLPVWIFANFNILFFYLCSLYFKIPSPVNVSNFFLLTAIFVVASTNLGVLFSILVPDALKATQYLMVIASPAFIVSGFTWPTSAMPQFVQYFNSIIPLTPYLEALKIMVVERGSDYLTQKYFIHLLILALVYFVLGWVALKIKINSLYKKYQLSEDDESDDFDEITESENNLNENGSTPQEI, encoded by the coding sequence ATGAAACAGTTAAGATATTTACTGAAAAGAGAATTCCGGCTCTTTTTTACCAATAAAACCATGCTTTCGGTGTTTTTTATGGCACCGGCATTCTACGCATTGCTCATCGGTTTCACGTATAAAATAGGGAAGGTTGAAAACATTCCGGTGATCCTCATCAACCACGATAAAACGCCGCTTTCCGACCAGGTAACCCAAATGTTTGAGGACAACCATACCATAAAAGTCCTGAATTATATTGATGAACCGGCTCCCCTGAAAGACGAGGTCATCAAAACCGAAGCGGCCGCCGTTGTAATCATTCCGGAGCGGTTTGAGGCACAGATGCTTCAGAAAAAATATCCGGAAATTACGGTTTACGTCAACACATCCAATGTCCTCACCGCGAATTTTGCTACGAAAGCGATACAGCAGATCCTGGGAACATTTTCGGCAGGTGCAGAGATCAAGGCGCTGCAGAAAAAAGGCATGAATGCAGAAATTGCGAAAAGCCAGTACGAACCGTTTAAAGCCAATTACATCACGCTGTTCAACACCACGAGTAATTACCTGATTTTTATGTGGCCCGCGATGATGGCGGTGGTACTGCAGCAGGTCATTTTGATGGCAATGGCAGTGACTTTTGCTGAGGAATTCAAGCGCGACAGTTTTAAACGTGATTTTGCCGGTAAACACAAATATGCGGTTTTGGTGATGGCTATTAAATGCCTTCCGGTGTGGATTTTCGCCAATTTCAACATCCTGTTTTTCTACCTGTGCAGTCTTTATTTTAAAATTCCGTCACCGGTGAATGTGTCCAACTTTTTCCTGCTGACCGCAATTTTCGTGGTGGCATCAACCAATTTGGGCGTGCTGTTCAGTATTTTGGTTCCTGATGCGCTGAAGGCGACACAATATCTGATGGTGATTGCTTCTCCGGCGTTCATTGTAAGTGGATTTACGTGGCCAACATCGGCGATGCCTCAGTTTGTGCAGTATTTCAATTCCATTATTCCTTTGACCCCTTATCTCGAGGCATTGAAAATCATGGTTGTGGAACGTGGTTCAGATTATTTAACCCAAAAATATTTCATCCATCTTTTGATCCTGGCGTTAGTGTATTTTGTATTAGGCTGGGTTGCGCTTAAAATTAAAATCAATTCACTTTATAAAAAGTACCAGCTTTCAGAAGATGATGAAAGCGATGATTTTGATGAAATTACAGAATCAGAAAACAATCTCAACGAAAACGGCTCAACACCGCAAGAAATATAA
- a CDS encoding alpha/beta hydrolase, producing MKKNFLLLLILLSGFLYSQAYSPDILGNGFEQKTLNFPNDYEGKVTATVIRKKSESPTHKAVLYIHGFNDYFFQAEMAEKFNEKGFDFYALDLRKYGRSYLPHQTFNNVRNLDEYNAEIDEALKIIAAEHHNKILLAGHSTGGLITTRYLKYHTENPNIAGLWVNSPFYDFNMGFLAQKIGVPIISSLGKHYPDTKIGGGFSPFYGESLHKDFKGEWNYNLKLKPNANWKVNFGFIRAIHRAQKDIRNAELKVPVLVMHSEKSGYPKVWNEEVTSTDIILNVKDIHKNAENLKGNVTIIPVKGGIHDLVLSKKPVREKVYDELFTWLQKIDF from the coding sequence ATGAAAAAGAACTTTTTACTTCTGCTGATTTTACTTTCGGGGTTTTTGTACTCGCAGGCATATTCGCCGGATATTTTGGGAAACGGTTTTGAGCAGAAAACATTGAATTTTCCAAACGATTACGAAGGGAAGGTTACCGCAACAGTCATCCGCAAAAAATCGGAAAGTCCTACCCATAAAGCTGTGTTGTATATTCATGGGTTTAACGATTATTTTTTTCAGGCGGAAATGGCTGAAAAATTCAATGAAAAAGGGTTTGACTTTTATGCTTTGGACTTAAGAAAATACGGGCGTTCGTATTTGCCCCATCAAACTTTTAATAATGTCAGAAACCTGGACGAATACAATGCCGAAATCGATGAAGCTTTAAAAATTATTGCTGCAGAACATCATAACAAAATTCTGCTGGCAGGGCATTCAACCGGCGGGCTGATCACGACACGTTATTTGAAATATCACACTGAAAACCCTAACATTGCCGGACTTTGGGTTAACAGTCCGTTTTATGATTTCAATATGGGGTTTCTGGCACAAAAAATTGGGGTTCCCATCATCAGTAGTTTGGGAAAACATTATCCTGACACGAAAATTGGCGGTGGATTTTCTCCTTTTTACGGCGAAAGTCTCCATAAAGATTTTAAGGGCGAATGGAATTATAATTTAAAACTGAAACCCAATGCGAATTGGAAAGTGAATTTCGGATTTATCCGCGCTATTCACCGTGCACAGAAAGACATCCGCAACGCAGAACTCAAGGTTCCGGTATTGGTGATGCATTCTGAAAAATCGGGCTATCCAAAAGTCTGGAATGAGGAAGTGACTTCCACCGATATCATCCTGAACGTGAAGGATATTCATAAAAATGCTGAAAATTTAAAGGGAAATGTGACGATAATTCCCGTTAAAGGCGGCATTCATGATTTGGTGCTTTCCAAAAAACCGGTGCGTGAAAAAGTGTATGACGAACTTTTCACTTGGCTACAAAAGATTGATTTTTAA
- a CDS encoding Crp/Fnr family transcriptional regulator, producing the protein MTFPEMLATYITIDDDIRSFLNTQTEKISVKKGTVISDQHTLNRKVYFVEKGLLRSFYFEKGKDITTNFYPENSILANKDTIFEKIPARHSIEAIEDSEIVFFRYSKMEELCETSLTIANFSRRVLGLLMTNMERRINSLQYMTAKEKYIQLLEDNSDILLRAPLGMIASYLGISQETLSRIRSEV; encoded by the coding sequence ATGACTTTTCCCGAAATGCTTGCCACCTACATCACCATCGACGATGATATCCGCAGTTTTCTGAACACCCAGACCGAAAAAATATCTGTTAAAAAAGGAACCGTTATCAGCGATCAACACACTTTAAACCGGAAGGTGTATTTTGTAGAAAAAGGGCTTCTGCGCTCGTTTTATTTTGAAAAAGGAAAAGACATCACCACTAATTTTTACCCCGAAAACAGCATCCTCGCGAATAAAGACACCATTTTTGAGAAAATTCCGGCACGGCATTCCATTGAAGCCATAGAAGACAGTGAGATTGTCTTTTTCCGGTACTCGAAAATGGAAGAACTCTGCGAAACTTCGCTCACCATAGCCAATTTCAGCCGCCGTGTTTTGGGACTTCTGATGACGAATATGGAAAGGCGCATCAATTCCTTGCAATATATGACGGCAAAGGAAAAATATATTCAGCTTTTAGAAGATAATTCTGATATACTTTTGCGTGCGCCGCTGGGGATGATAGCTTCTTATCTTGGCATTTCTCAGGAAACTTTGAGTAGGATCAGAAGTGAGGTTTAG
- a CDS encoding formylglycine-generating enzyme family protein, protein MTPTIKDQMVEIPNGKIELRDDRTKEKWTVEIESFLLCKFPVTQDLYFEITNENPSTFKGDLLPVETVTFKDAVNFCNELSVQNDLTPCYLVQEENEEITFEKSANGFRLPTEAEWEYACKAGTTEIRYGELEMIAWYKDNSENKTHKVGLMKPNAWGLYDMLGNVWEWCSDLYDTEIYGSYRIFRGGGFCDVERSVMATTRRRSHPLKFKIDDLGFRIAKNK, encoded by the coding sequence ATGACTCCAACTATTAAAGACCAAATGGTTGAAATACCGAACGGAAAAATTGAATTACGTGATGACAGAACAAAAGAGAAATGGACTGTAGAAATTGAATCCTTTTTGCTTTGCAAGTTTCCGGTAACGCAAGACTTATATTTTGAAATAACCAATGAAAACCCAAGTACTTTTAAAGGAGATTTACTTCCTGTCGAAACGGTGACATTTAAAGACGCAGTAAATTTTTGTAATGAACTTTCGGTTCAAAATGACTTAACACCCTGCTATTTAGTCCAAGAAGAAAACGAAGAAATAACCTTTGAAAAATCAGCGAATGGTTTTCGTTTGCCAACTGAAGCAGAATGGGAATATGCTTGTAAAGCTGGGACAACAGAAATAAGGTATGGAGAATTGGAAATGATTGCTTGGTATAAAGATAACTCGGAGAACAAAACTCATAAGGTTGGACTAATGAAGCCAAATGCTTGGGGTCTTTATGATATGTTGGGAAACGTGTGGGAATGGTGTTCAGACCTTTATGACACAGAAATTTATGGTTCTTACCGTATTTTTCGTGGTGGTGGTTTTTGTGACGTAGAAAGGAGTGTAATGGCAACGACACGCAGAAGAAGTCATCCATTAAAATTTAAAATTGACGACCTTGGATTTAGAATTGCGAAAAATAAATAG
- a CDS encoding DUF4180 domain-containing protein gives MRVETHNINETKIAEVISDETIISTTDDGLDLLGNIYYQGFDRVVMNEKNITPDFFELKNGMAGEILQKFSTYRVRLAIIGDFSNYTSKSLTDFIYESNKGKHINFVNSTTEALKILSS, from the coding sequence ATGAGGGTAGAAACTCACAATATAAACGAAACAAAGATTGCCGAAGTAATTTCGGACGAAACTATAATTAGTACAACCGATGACGGATTAGACCTATTAGGAAATATATACTATCAAGGCTTTGACAGAGTTGTAATGAATGAAAAAAATATTACTCCAGACTTTTTTGAACTAAAAAACGGAATGGCAGGAGAAATTCTTCAAAAGTTTTCAACCTATCGAGTTCGCTTGGCTATAATCGGCGATTTCTCTAATTACACAAGCAAAAGTTTAACTGACTTCATTTATGAAAGCAATAAAGGCAAACATATCAACTTTGTTAATTCAACGACTGAAGCATTAAAAATACTTTCTTCCTAA
- a CDS encoding tyrosine-type recombinase/integrase, with protein sequence MEALERFNFKPGTHCRQKVIFIQFEKDPELIKQVKSVEGTRWSTRKRVWYIADTPENRQFFNLEQIRQTSKEAETELQKFKAHLFSRRYSPNTVKTYTDALRSFLLFNNEKEVSTITNDDFIHYNTHYILKNNLSSSYQNQIVNAIKLYFKTVQEKNLDIEKVHRPRREKNLPNVLSKEEVKAILEAHNNIKHKAMLSLIYSCGLRRSELLSLRLTDIDSKRNIVIIKQSKGKKDRITPLSPKILPLLRAYYIDYKPKVWLFEGKQPRSMYSEQSLQHVLKQALAKAYIKKPVTLHWLRHSYATHLLESGTDLRYIQELLGHNSSRTT encoded by the coding sequence ATGGAAGCATTAGAACGTTTTAACTTTAAACCTGGAACTCACTGCAGGCAGAAAGTCATCTTCATACAGTTTGAAAAGGATCCCGAACTCATAAAGCAGGTGAAATCTGTGGAAGGCACCCGGTGGAGCACACGTAAAAGAGTCTGGTATATAGCTGATACCCCAGAAAACCGACAGTTCTTTAATCTGGAACAGATCAGACAGACCAGCAAGGAAGCAGAAACAGAGCTTCAAAAGTTCAAAGCACATCTGTTTTCAAGGCGCTATAGTCCAAATACTGTTAAAACCTACACAGATGCCTTACGTTCTTTTTTGCTGTTCAATAATGAAAAAGAAGTTTCTACGATCACCAATGATGATTTCATCCACTATAATACCCATTATATACTGAAGAACAACCTGTCTTCTTCTTATCAGAATCAAATCGTGAACGCTATAAAATTATACTTTAAAACCGTACAGGAAAAAAATCTAGACATAGAAAAAGTTCATAGGCCGCGGAGGGAAAAGAACCTGCCCAATGTGCTGAGCAAAGAAGAAGTGAAAGCCATTCTGGAAGCACATAACAACATAAAACACAAAGCGATGTTGTCCCTGATATACAGTTGCGGTCTTCGGCGAAGTGAACTCCTTAGTTTAAGACTGACAGATATTGATTCCAAAAGAAATATTGTAATTATAAAGCAGTCGAAAGGAAAAAAAGACCGGATAACACCATTATCTCCGAAAATCCTTCCCCTCCTTCGAGCCTATTATATAGATTACAAACCAAAAGTTTGGCTTTTTGAAGGAAAGCAGCCGCGAAGCATGTACTCTGAACAGAGTTTACAGCATGTGTTAAAACAGGCATTGGCAAAAGCTTATATTAAGAAACCGGTCACTTTGCACTGGCTGCGCCACAGCTATGCTACGCATTTGCTGGAGAGCGGTACAGACTTAAGATATATACAGGAATTATTGGGACATAACAGCAGCAGGACCACTTAA